From a single Spartinivicinus poritis genomic region:
- the thrS gene encoding threonine--tRNA ligase, whose amino-acid sequence MPVITLPDGSNRQFDQPVSVLAIAESIGPGLAKATIAGRVNGQLKDACDLIEDDAELQIITAKDEEGVDIIRHSFAHLVGHAVKQLFPTAKMAIGPVIENGFYYDIAYERSFTQEDLQAIETRIGELIKKDYPVIKKMTPVEEARQVFLDRDESYKVQLIDDMDDTVKAVGLYHHEEYTDMCRGPHVPNTRFLRAFKLTKLAGAYWRGDSNNEMLQRIYGTAWADKKQLKAYLHRLEEAEKRDHRKLGKRLGLFHTQEEAPGMVFWHHHGWTIYQVVEQYMRQVQRDHGYLEIKTPQVVDRTLWEKSGHWDKFQDMMFTTHSESRDYAVKPMNCPCHVQVFNQGLRSYRDLPLRLAEFGCCHRDEPSGTLHGLMRVRNFNQDDAHIFCTEDQIQQEVATFIDLLFAVYRDFGFDEVILKLSTRPEQRVGSDAVWDQAETALATALDATGLVWEELPGEGAFYGPKIEFSLKDCIGRVWQCGTIQVDFSMPDRLGAQYVAEDGSRQVPVMLHRAILGSFERFIGILIEHYEGAMPPWLAPVQAVVLNITDNQADYAAKVVDQLKNQGYRVVSDLRNEKISFKIREHTLQKVPYLLVVGDQEMNAGTVAVRTRKGQDLGTLSIEEFCKHLSADIELRGRLQSESK is encoded by the coding sequence ATGCCTGTAATTACCCTTCCTGATGGCAGTAACCGCCAATTTGATCAACCCGTATCTGTGTTAGCTATCGCTGAGTCAATTGGTCCTGGACTGGCTAAAGCAACGATTGCTGGTCGTGTCAATGGTCAACTAAAAGATGCCTGTGACCTAATCGAAGACGATGCTGAACTGCAAATCATTACTGCCAAAGATGAAGAAGGTGTTGACATTATTCGTCACTCATTTGCTCACTTGGTTGGCCATGCAGTAAAGCAGCTGTTTCCGACAGCAAAAATGGCTATCGGTCCCGTGATAGAAAATGGTTTCTATTATGACATTGCTTATGAACGCTCATTTACTCAGGAAGATCTGCAGGCAATTGAGACCCGAATCGGTGAGTTGATTAAAAAAGATTATCCTGTCATTAAAAAAATGACTCCTGTGGAAGAAGCGCGACAGGTGTTTCTTGATCGTGATGAGAGCTATAAGGTACAGCTGATTGATGACATGGACGACACTGTTAAGGCGGTCGGCTTATATCATCATGAAGAATACACTGATATGTGTCGTGGTCCCCATGTGCCTAATACCCGTTTTTTGAGGGCCTTCAAACTCACTAAATTGGCTGGCGCCTACTGGCGAGGCGACTCCAATAATGAAATGTTGCAGCGTATTTATGGTACTGCTTGGGCTGATAAAAAGCAGCTAAAAGCTTATTTACATCGTTTGGAAGAAGCAGAAAAACGGGACCATCGTAAGCTAGGTAAGCGACTAGGGTTATTTCATACTCAGGAAGAAGCGCCGGGTATGGTATTTTGGCATCATCATGGCTGGACGATTTACCAAGTGGTTGAGCAGTATATGCGACAGGTTCAACGTGATCATGGCTACCTGGAAATTAAAACCCCACAAGTGGTTGATAGGACGTTATGGGAGAAATCGGGCCACTGGGATAAATTCCAGGACATGATGTTTACAACGCATTCAGAAAGCCGTGATTATGCTGTAAAGCCAATGAACTGTCCTTGCCATGTTCAGGTATTTAATCAGGGGCTACGGAGTTACCGTGACCTGCCATTACGTCTGGCTGAATTTGGCTGCTGTCATCGTGATGAACCATCTGGTACCTTACATGGTCTGATGCGGGTAAGAAACTTTAATCAGGATGATGCACATATTTTCTGTACTGAGGATCAGATTCAGCAAGAAGTAGCCACGTTTATAGACTTATTATTTGCTGTTTACCGAGACTTTGGTTTTGATGAAGTGATTCTGAAACTATCCACTCGTCCTGAGCAGCGAGTTGGCTCTGATGCTGTATGGGATCAGGCGGAAACGGCACTTGCCACTGCACTGGATGCTACTGGCTTGGTTTGGGAAGAGCTACCTGGTGAAGGTGCCTTTTATGGACCTAAAATTGAGTTTTCATTAAAAGACTGTATTGGTCGGGTATGGCAGTGTGGAACAATCCAAGTCGATTTTTCAATGCCTGATCGATTGGGTGCTCAATATGTGGCTGAAGATGGCTCTCGTCAAGTTCCAGTGATGCTACACCGTGCTATACTTGGCTCGTTTGAGCGTTTTATCGGTATTTTAATTGAGCACTATGAGGGTGCAATGCCACCTTGGCTGGCACCTGTGCAAGCGGTGGTGTTAAATATTACCGATAATCAAGCTGACTATGCAGCGAAAGTCGTTGATCAACTAAAAAATCAAGGCTATCGCGTGGTATCAGACTTGAGAAACGAAAAAATCAGTTTTAAAATCCGCGAGCACACTTTACAAAAAGTACCTTATCTCTTGGTTGTTGGTGATCAAGAGATGAATGCTGGGACGGTCGCTGTAAGGACTCGAAAAGGGCAAGACCTAGGAACCCTCTCAATCGAAGAGTTCTGCAAGCATCTGTCAGCAGATATAGAATTACGCGGCCGATTACAGAGTGAATCGAAGTAG
- the infC gene encoding translation initiation factor IF-3, giving the protein MKRDNRREKRANRINDEIRAKQVRLIGADGDQVGIVDLSDALAKAKEATLDLVEINSSAEPPVCKVMDYGKHLFELKKQKAAAKKKQKQTQVKEIKFRPGTEEGDYQVKLRNLIRFLTEGNKAKVSLRYRGREMAHQELGLELLKRVEADLEDFGTVEQYPKMEGRQLIMVLAPKKKK; this is encoded by the coding sequence ATTAAGCGCGACAACAGAAGAGAAAAACGTGCCAATCGTATCAACGATGAGATTCGTGCTAAACAGGTGCGTTTGATTGGAGCTGATGGCGATCAGGTAGGCATTGTAGATTTATCAGATGCATTGGCTAAGGCAAAAGAAGCTACGCTTGATCTAGTCGAAATCAATAGCAGTGCCGAGCCACCTGTTTGTAAAGTAATGGATTATGGCAAGCATCTGTTTGAGCTTAAAAAGCAGAAAGCGGCTGCAAAGAAAAAGCAGAAACAAACCCAGGTGAAAGAAATTAAATTTCGCCCGGGAACCGAAGAAGGGGATTATCAGGTAAAACTGCGCAACCTGATACGTTTCCTGACAGAGGGCAATAAAGCCAAGGTGTCGTTAAGATACCGCGGTCGAGAGATGGCTCACCAAGAATTGGGATTAGAGCTGTTAAAACGGGTTGAAGCTGACTTAGAAGACTTTGGTACCGTTGAGCAGTATCCTAAAATGGAAGGCCGTCAGTTGATCATGGTGCTAGCCCCGAAAAAGAAAAAGTAG
- the rpmI gene encoding 50S ribosomal protein L35 has translation MPKMKTNKGAAKRFKKTASGFKRKSAFKSHILTKMTTKRKRQLRGTSAVAAADVPAVKRMLRAN, from the coding sequence ATGCCAAAGATGAAAACCAACAAAGGTGCTGCGAAGCGCTTTAAAAAGACTGCGTCTGGTTTTAAGCGTAAAAGTGCGTTTAAAAGCCACATCCTCACCAAAATGACCACTAAGCGTAAGCGTCAGTTACGTGGTACTTCTGCAGTGGCTGCTGCTGATGTACCAGCAGTAAAAAGAATGCTGCGAGCTAACTAG
- the rplT gene encoding 50S ribosomal protein L20, with protein sequence MPRVKRGVVARRRHKKILKQAKGYYGARSRVFRVAKQAVTKAGQYAYRDRRQRKRQFRALWIARINAGARMNGLSYSRFIAGLKKASVAIDRKVLADLAVNDKEVFTQIVEKAKLALA encoded by the coding sequence ATGCCTCGAGTTAAACGTGGTGTTGTGGCGCGTCGCCGTCATAAGAAAATTTTAAAGCAGGCTAAAGGTTATTACGGTGCTCGTAGTCGAGTATTTCGTGTAGCTAAACAAGCTGTTACTAAAGCAGGCCAGTATGCTTATCGTGACCGTCGTCAGCGTAAGCGTCAATTCCGTGCACTGTGGATTGCTCGTATTAATGCGGGTGCCCGCATGAACGGCCTTTCCTATAGCCGCTTTATTGCTGGTCTGAAGAAAGCTTCTGTTGCCATCGACCGTAAAGTCTTAGCTGACTTGGCTGTTAATGATAAAGAAGTGTTTACGCAGATAGTCGAAAAGGCAAAGCTGGCACTAGCCTAA
- the pheS gene encoding phenylalanine--tRNA ligase subunit alpha produces MENLNALVAAALADVSSAADEAALDQVRVQYLGKKGEITQLLKGLGKLSAEERPQAGAKINEAKQQVQQAINENKALLKQQQLNAKLASETLDVTLPGRRQSKGSIHPVTKTMERIEAFFGSVGFSVAEGPEIEDDYHNFEALNIPSHHPARAMHDTFYFNSHTLLRTHTSPVQVRTMKENQPPIRVICPGKVYRCDSDMTHTPMFHQVEGLCVDKNISFADLKSTIEAFLREFFERDLKVRFRPSYFPFTEPSAEVDIEWGTDDKGNTKWLEIMGCGMVHPKVFEAVGIDSEKYTGYAFGLGVERMAMLRYGVNDLRMFFENDLNFLQQF; encoded by the coding sequence ATGGAAAATCTTAATGCATTAGTTGCTGCTGCATTAGCCGATGTATCCTCAGCAGCTGATGAGGCTGCACTGGATCAGGTGCGGGTGCAGTATTTAGGTAAAAAAGGTGAAATTACCCAATTGCTAAAAGGCTTAGGCAAGCTGAGTGCTGAGGAACGGCCGCAAGCAGGTGCCAAAATTAATGAAGCCAAGCAACAAGTGCAGCAGGCTATCAATGAAAATAAAGCGCTACTTAAGCAGCAGCAGTTAAATGCAAAGTTAGCCAGTGAAACACTGGATGTTACTTTGCCTGGTAGGCGTCAGTCGAAAGGTAGTATACATCCAGTCACTAAAACCATGGAGCGGATAGAAGCATTTTTTGGTAGTGTGGGCTTTAGTGTGGCTGAGGGACCTGAAATTGAGGACGATTATCATAACTTTGAAGCGTTGAATATTCCCTCACACCATCCAGCAAGGGCAATGCACGATACTTTTTATTTTAATAGCCATACGCTGTTGAGAACCCATACTTCTCCAGTGCAGGTTAGAACCATGAAAGAAAATCAGCCACCGATAAGGGTAATTTGTCCTGGGAAGGTTTATCGCTGTGACTCTGATATGACCCATACTCCTATGTTCCATCAGGTTGAAGGGCTTTGTGTTGATAAAAATATTAGCTTTGCTGATTTAAAAAGCACGATAGAAGCGTTTTTGAGAGAATTTTTTGAGCGTGATTTAAAAGTGCGATTTCGTCCGTCCTACTTCCCTTTCACTGAGCCTTCTGCAGAAGTAGATATTGAGTGGGGGACAGACGACAAAGGCAATACAAAATGGCTTGAAATAATGGGGTGTGGCATGGTTCACCCTAAAGTATTTGAGGCAGTGGGAATTGATTCTGAAAAATATACGGGTTATGCCTTTGGTTTGGGGGTTGAGCGAATGGCTATGCTGCGTTATGGAGTTAATGATCTGCGGATGTTTTTTGAAAATGACTTGAATTTCTTGCAGCAATTTTAA